The stretch of DNA GTCACCGTCGCCGATGCCGGCCGCGACCGCTACGGCCGCGCGCTCGGCACCGTCTATGTCTCCGGCGTCAACGTCAACGCCGAAATGGTTCGCCAGGGCATGGCCTGGGTGTATCGCCAATACGCGACCGACCGAAGCCTGTTCGCGCTGGAGGACGAAGCACGCGCCGGCCGGCGCGGCTTGTGGGCCGACCCGTCGTCGGTTCCGCCGTGGCAGTTTCGGCATCGTCAACACGAATAAGGTATCGGTATGTCAGAGCGCATCAATCCAGATTTTTACACCGTCAAACATGCTCCGCTCGGTGAGCTTATGAGCATGGAAAAGACGGACATCGTTCAGATGGAGCTAAAGCGCCGAGCGGCCGAGGCGCTGCAACAGGCTTACGCACTTTATCTGAATGCCTTCGGCGATGCTGCGGCCGGGCAGTTTTCCGACGATGCCGGGCGGCTGGTTCGTCACGAATAGAACCAGGACATTACTCACCCCGGCATAGCCGGGGCCGGGCTTTCGTGCTTCGCATCGAGCCTGCGCACTTCGCGCTTGTCTCGACCCCTTCGGGCGTCAATC from Variovorax sp. PBL-H6 encodes:
- a CDS encoding thermonuclease family protein, which encodes MNRRQFLAALACACTLGFASAARADFAGPVIAILDGDTIDVLIDRQPVRVRLAQIDAAEKRQAFGTRSRQALSSLVFRQSVTVADAGRDRYGRALGTVYVSGVNVNAEMVRQGMAWVYRQYATDRSLFALEDEARAGRRGLWADPSSVPPWQFRHRQHE